The Catenuloplanes niger genome includes a window with the following:
- a CDS encoding flavin-containing monooxygenase: protein MPSSAEFDSATRPVYDRGDDTVCVIGAGLSGLAAVKNLKEHGFGVDCYERETTVGGAWNWRNDRSPMSARTHLISSRPMSEFPDFPMPDDWPDYPDHARYLTYLERYADHFGLRPHVWFGTEVVSVEPADEAGRWDVTTQSTGRAGGTRTHRYLAVVVANGHNWAPRMPRIDGLDDYRGKVIHASAYKDPAELRGRRVLVVGGGNSGVDIAVEAGAQAVKTWHSTRRGYWYTPKYLLGRPADQVHVRAQGLPLRVRQWLYRQLVTRTLGDPVRFGLPAPDHRPYESHPVLNSQLLPAIGHGDVTPVPDVARFHRTEVELSDGRTIDPDLVVLATGYQPRFEFLDPALTGTDADGRPHLLLHAFAPRHPTLAVTGLLQPDSGMGPLVHWQTVAFARWLRLRAADPDRAAGVWQRLQAEADRPLTTTGTTGSPRHWFEVSYRNYLTALQRLLDSTEVPA, encoded by the coding sequence GTGCCCAGCTCCGCCGAGTTCGACAGTGCGACGCGTCCCGTCTATGACCGGGGGGACGACACGGTCTGTGTGATCGGTGCCGGGCTGAGCGGGCTCGCGGCCGTGAAGAACCTGAAGGAGCACGGGTTCGGCGTCGACTGCTACGAGCGGGAGACCACGGTCGGCGGCGCGTGGAACTGGCGGAACGACCGCAGCCCGATGTCCGCCAGAACCCACCTGATCTCGTCCCGGCCGATGTCGGAGTTCCCGGACTTCCCGATGCCGGACGACTGGCCGGACTATCCGGACCACGCCCGCTACCTGACCTATCTGGAGCGTTACGCCGACCACTTCGGCCTGCGCCCGCACGTCTGGTTCGGCACCGAGGTGGTCTCCGTGGAGCCGGCCGACGAGGCCGGTCGCTGGGACGTGACCACGCAGAGCACCGGCCGGGCCGGCGGCACCCGCACCCACCGCTACCTCGCGGTCGTGGTGGCGAACGGGCACAACTGGGCGCCGCGCATGCCGCGGATCGACGGTCTGGACGACTACCGCGGCAAGGTCATCCATGCGTCCGCCTACAAGGACCCGGCGGAGTTGCGCGGGCGCCGGGTGCTGGTGGTCGGCGGCGGCAACAGCGGCGTGGACATCGCGGTCGAGGCCGGCGCGCAGGCCGTGAAGACCTGGCACTCCACCCGGCGCGGTTACTGGTACACGCCGAAGTACCTGCTGGGCCGCCCGGCCGACCAGGTGCACGTGCGCGCCCAGGGTCTTCCGCTGCGGGTGCGGCAATGGCTGTACCGGCAGCTGGTCACGAGGACGCTCGGCGACCCGGTCCGGTTCGGGCTGCCGGCGCCGGACCACCGGCCCTACGAGTCGCACCCGGTGCTCAACAGCCAGTTGCTGCCCGCCATCGGGCACGGCGACGTCACGCCGGTGCCGGACGTGGCGCGGTTCCACCGCACCGAGGTGGAGCTGTCCGACGGCCGCACGATCGACCCGGACCTGGTGGTGCTCGCCACCGGCTACCAGCCGCGCTTCGAGTTCCTCGACCCGGCGCTGACCGGCACGGACGCGGACGGCCGGCCGCACCTGCTGCTGCACGCGTTCGCACCGCGGCATCCCACGCTCGCGGTCACCGGCCTGCTGCAGCCGGATTCCGGCATGGGCCCGCTGGTGCACTGGCAGACCGTGGCGTTCGCCCGCTGGCTGCGGCTGCGCGCCGCCGACCCGGACCGGGCGGCCGGCGTGTGGCAGCGGCTCCAGGCCGAGGCGGACCGGCCGCTCACCACGACCGGGACGACCGGCTCGCCGCGGCACTGGTTCGAGGTCAGCTACCGCAACTACCTGACGGCCCTGCAGCGGCTGCTGGACTCCACGGAGGTGCCGGCGTGA
- a CDS encoding endonuclease/exonuclease/phosphatase family protein, with protein sequence MTEGALRVLTYNVHGQRDDRAALAEVVRAVAADVVIVQEGPRRFGWRNRTANLARAFGAVLAVGGLPSLGNLILTDMRVHVHRTWTTRFPLTPGRHMRGAAFAECSVGRRRFTVAGTHLSLDAAERASQAELLRAELSAVRTPVVIGADVNETSGGAAWRTLADGLTDAAVAADATDRCTFPLHGPTGRIDGIFTDPRIEVVRYDVVDTPLTRRASDHFPVVADLIVPELPGT encoded by the coding sequence ATGACGGAGGGCGCACTGCGCGTGCTCACCTACAACGTGCACGGGCAGCGGGACGACCGGGCCGCGCTGGCCGAGGTGGTCCGGGCCGTCGCCGCGGACGTGGTGATCGTGCAGGAGGGCCCGCGCCGGTTCGGCTGGCGGAACCGCACCGCGAACCTGGCCCGCGCGTTCGGCGCGGTGCTGGCCGTCGGCGGCCTGCCGTCGCTGGGCAACCTGATCCTGACCGACATGCGCGTCCACGTGCACCGCACCTGGACCACCCGATTCCCGCTGACGCCGGGCCGGCACATGCGCGGCGCCGCGTTCGCGGAGTGCTCGGTGGGCCGGCGGCGGTTCACGGTCGCCGGCACCCACCTGTCGCTGGACGCGGCCGAGCGGGCGAGTCAGGCCGAGCTGCTGCGCGCGGAGCTGTCCGCGGTACGGACGCCGGTGGTGATCGGCGCGGACGTGAACGAGACGTCCGGCGGCGCGGCCTGGCGCACGCTCGCGGACGGCCTGACCGACGCGGCGGTCGCGGCGGACGCCACGGACCGCTGCACGTTCCCGCTGCACGGCCCGACCGGCCGGATCGACGGGATCTTCACCGATCCGCGTATCGAGGTGGTCCGCTACGACGTGGTGGACACGCCGCTGACCCGGCGCGCCAGCGACCACTTCCCGGTCGTCGCGGACCTGATCGTTCCGGAGCTGCCCGGCACCTGA
- a CDS encoding ROK family glucokinase: MTLTIGVDIGGTKVAGGVVDPHGEVLAQTRRETPADDVAETRDVIIDVVRELAAGHAITAVGIGAAGFVDAGRSTVLFAPNLAWRDEPLQKYISDATGLPVVVENDANVAAWAEFRFGAARHADASMVMFTVGTGIGGGLVTGGRLVRGTHGIAAELGHMTAVPDGHPCGCGRLGCIEQYASGTALVRFARSGARQDPHRAAALLALAGGDADRITGPMVTQAAQAGDPVAAEAFGQIGYWLGTVMTDLVQMLDPQVLVVGGGVADAGELLMAPVRKAYADSLGQRGRFPVAELRPAEMGNTAGVIGAADLARLVE; this comes from the coding sequence GTGACGCTGACCATCGGAGTCGACATCGGCGGCACGAAGGTGGCCGGTGGGGTCGTCGATCCCCACGGCGAGGTCCTGGCCCAGACGCGGCGGGAGACGCCGGCGGACGACGTCGCCGAGACCCGCGACGTGATCATCGACGTGGTGCGGGAGCTGGCCGCCGGGCACGCGATCACCGCGGTCGGCATCGGCGCGGCCGGTTTCGTGGACGCGGGCCGCTCGACCGTGCTGTTCGCGCCGAACCTGGCCTGGCGCGACGAGCCGCTGCAGAAGTACATCTCGGACGCGACCGGCCTGCCCGTCGTGGTGGAGAACGACGCGAACGTGGCGGCCTGGGCCGAGTTCCGGTTCGGCGCGGCCCGGCACGCGGACGCCTCGATGGTGATGTTCACGGTCGGCACCGGCATCGGCGGCGGCCTGGTCACCGGCGGCCGGCTGGTCCGCGGCACCCACGGCATCGCGGCCGAGCTGGGCCACATGACCGCGGTGCCGGACGGCCACCCGTGCGGCTGCGGCCGGCTCGGCTGCATCGAGCAGTACGCCAGCGGCACCGCGCTGGTCCGGTTCGCCCGGTCCGGCGCGCGGCAGGACCCGCACCGCGCGGCGGCGCTGCTCGCGCTGGCGGGCGGCGACGCGGACCGGATCACCGGCCCGATGGTCACCCAGGCCGCGCAGGCCGGCGACCCGGTCGCGGCCGAGGCGTTCGGCCAGATCGGCTACTGGCTCGGCACCGTGATGACCGACCTGGTGCAGATGCTGGACCCGCAGGTGCTGGTGGTCGGCGGCGGCGTGGCCGACGCCGGTGAGCTGCTGATGGCGCCGGTCCGGAAGGCGTACGCGGATTCGCTCGGTCAGCGCGGCCGCTTCCCGGTCGCGGAGCTGCGCCCGGCCGAGATGGGCAACACCGCCGGCGTGATCGGCGCCGCCGACCTCGCCCGCCTGGTCGAGTAG
- a CDS encoding SRPBCC family protein, producing MADSSTQSIVIAAPAERVAEVVSDFGSYPQWADAFKQVEVLEEYEDGYASQVRFVIDAGVLADEYTLQYEYAEDLSRIEWHLVAPSKMQKAQRGSYDITPNADGGTTVTYTLEVDLSITTIGMIRRKAEKRIMDTALKELKRRVESLPAG from the coding sequence ATGGCGGACTCCTCCACCCAGTCGATCGTTATCGCCGCACCGGCCGAGCGTGTGGCCGAGGTCGTCTCCGACTTCGGCAGCTACCCCCAGTGGGCCGACGCGTTCAAGCAGGTCGAGGTCCTCGAGGAGTACGAGGACGGATATGCCAGCCAGGTCCGGTTCGTCATCGACGCGGGCGTGCTGGCGGACGAATACACGTTGCAGTACGAGTACGCCGAGGACCTCTCCCGCATCGAGTGGCACCTGGTCGCGCCCTCGAAGATGCAGAAGGCGCAGCGCGGCTCCTACGACATCACGCCGAACGCCGACGGCGGCACCACCGTGACGTACACGCTGGAGGTGGATCTGTCGATCACCACGATCGGCATGATCCGGCGCAAGGCGGAGAAGCGCATCATGGATACGGCGCTCAAGGAGCTCAAGCGGCGGGTGGAGAGCCTGCCGGCCGGCTGA
- a CDS encoding AMP-dependent synthetase/ligase, whose amino-acid sequence MREFSVPPVVTIADTTTLTDAVWDNARIAPQNVSFLRRADATADAWSPVTAAEFHAEVVAVARGLIAAGVQPGDRVALMSKTRYEWTLIDYAVWAAGAVTVPIYETSSAEQVSWILADSGAVALFVETTAHALLVSGLRADLADLREVWQIDAGGLATLTAAGEPVDAEAVEERRRAARAADVATIIYTSGTTGRPKGCSLTHRNLLAEVLNAVVAFDHLFKGESRTLLFLPLAHAFARLIQIAVVTTRATLAHSPDTRTLLPDLAAVKPTFLLSVPRVFEKVYTGAKTKAEAGGKGAIFARAEATAIAYSEALDSGGPGLLLRARHALFDRLVYGKLRAAMGGRCTDAVSGGAPLGARLAHFFRGVGVLVMEGYGLTETSPAVAANIPSAIRIGSVGRPLPGVTIRIADDGEILVQGDIVFGGYWNNPDASREVLDEGWFRTGDLGELDDDGYLTITGRKKEIIVTAGGKNVAPAVLEDRLRAHPLISQSVLVGDRQPFIAALITIDEEAWPGWLAANGRDADSTVAALAGDPALRAEIQKAVDAANKAVSSAEAIKVFRILGRDFTEATGELTPSLKVKRNVVHKTYADDIAAIYTK is encoded by the coding sequence GTGCGCGAGTTCTCCGTCCCCCCGGTCGTCACGATCGCCGACACCACGACCCTTACCGACGCGGTATGGGACAACGCGCGCATCGCACCACAGAACGTGTCGTTCCTGCGCCGTGCCGACGCCACCGCCGACGCCTGGTCGCCGGTGACCGCGGCCGAGTTCCACGCCGAGGTGGTCGCGGTGGCCCGGGGCCTGATCGCGGCCGGTGTCCAGCCCGGCGACCGGGTCGCCCTGATGAGCAAGACACGGTACGAGTGGACGCTGATCGACTACGCCGTCTGGGCGGCCGGTGCCGTCACCGTGCCGATCTACGAGACCTCCAGCGCCGAGCAGGTCTCCTGGATCCTGGCCGACTCCGGCGCGGTCGCCCTGTTCGTCGAGACGACCGCGCACGCGCTGCTCGTCTCCGGCCTGCGCGCGGACCTGGCCGACCTGCGCGAGGTGTGGCAGATCGACGCCGGTGGCCTGGCCACGCTGACCGCGGCCGGCGAACCGGTCGACGCGGAGGCGGTCGAGGAGCGCCGCCGGGCCGCGCGCGCCGCGGACGTCGCCACGATCATCTACACCAGCGGTACGACCGGGCGCCCGAAGGGCTGCTCGCTGACCCACCGCAACCTGCTGGCCGAGGTGCTGAACGCGGTGGTCGCGTTCGACCACCTGTTCAAGGGCGAGTCCCGCACGCTGCTGTTCCTGCCGCTGGCGCACGCGTTCGCCCGGCTGATCCAGATCGCGGTGGTGACCACCCGCGCCACGCTCGCGCACTCGCCGGACACCCGCACGCTGCTGCCCGACCTGGCCGCGGTGAAGCCGACGTTCCTGCTGTCCGTGCCGCGCGTGTTCGAGAAGGTCTACACCGGCGCGAAGACGAAGGCGGAGGCCGGCGGCAAGGGCGCGATCTTCGCGCGCGCCGAGGCGACCGCGATCGCGTACAGCGAGGCGCTCGACTCCGGCGGACCGGGTCTGCTGCTGCGCGCCCGGCACGCGCTGTTCGACCGGCTGGTCTACGGCAAGTTGCGCGCCGCGATGGGCGGCCGGTGCACGGACGCGGTTTCCGGTGGCGCGCCGCTCGGCGCCCGGCTGGCGCACTTCTTCCGCGGCGTCGGCGTGCTGGTGATGGAGGGCTACGGCCTGACCGAGACCTCGCCGGCCGTCGCGGCGAACATCCCGAGCGCGATCCGGATCGGCTCGGTCGGGCGCCCGCTGCCCGGCGTCACGATCCGGATCGCGGACGACGGCGAGATCCTGGTGCAGGGCGACATCGTGTTCGGCGGCTACTGGAACAACCCGGACGCGTCCCGCGAGGTGCTGGACGAGGGCTGGTTCCGCACCGGTGACCTGGGCGAGCTGGACGACGACGGCTACCTGACGATCACCGGCCGGAAGAAGGAGATCATCGTGACCGCGGGCGGCAAGAACGTCGCCCCGGCCGTGCTCGAGGACCGGCTCCGCGCGCACCCGCTGATCAGCCAGAGCGTGCTGGTCGGCGACCGGCAGCCGTTCATCGCCGCGCTGATCACGATCGACGAGGAGGCCTGGCCGGGCTGGCTCGCGGCGAACGGTCGGGATGCCGACAGCACGGTGGCCGCGCTGGCCGGCGACCCCGCGCTGCGGGCCGAGATCCAGAAGGCGGTGGACGCGGCGAACAAGGCCGTGTCCAGCGCGGAGGCCATCAAGGTGTTCCGGATCCTGGGCCGCGACTTCACCGAGGCGACCGGCGAACTGACCCCGTCGCTCAAGGTCAAGCGCAACGTGGTGCACAAGACGTACGCGGACGACATCGCCGCCATCTACACCAAGTGA